A genomic window from Gossypium hirsutum isolate 1008001.06 chromosome D10, Gossypium_hirsutum_v2.1, whole genome shotgun sequence includes:
- the LOC107915473 gene encoding uncharacterized protein, giving the protein MKDLLSKKKKLTDIEIIALTEGCSAMLTNKLPPKLKDPGNFTMPCSIGNHYLGKPLCDLGASISLMPLSTFKNLEIGHMKSTTVTLQLADRSLAQPEGKIKDVLVHVDKFIFLADFINLTASQKRRFP; this is encoded by the coding sequence atgaaagacctcttgtccaagaagaagaagctcaCTGATATTGAAATTATTGCACTCACAGAAGGCTGTAGTGCTATGTTGACAAACAAGTTGCCccctaaattgaaagatcctgGGAACTTTACCATGCCATGTTCAATTGGCAATCATTATTTGGGCAAGCCTTTATGTGACCTGGGAGCTAGCATTAgcctaatgccactatctactttcaaAAATTTGGAAATTGGTCACATGAAATCTACTACAGTGACATTACAACTAGCTGATCGATCATTGGCTCAACCTGAAGGGAAAATCAAGGATGTCTTAGTTCAtgtagataaattcatttttctggCTGATTTTATCAACTTGACTGCGAGCCAGAAAAGGAGGTTTCCATAA